The genomic window GTACCGACAGCGCGAACGTCGCCCAACCCAGCCACCCCGCGACCGTCAGCACCCGCAGGAACAGCGTCCCGTCGTCCGGCGACGTCAGCGCGTTCCCGACCTCGGCCGCCGACGGCACGTGGTCCGGCAGCGGGTTGCCGCCCAGCACGGCCAGCAGCACAGGCACGCCGATCAGCGTCCCCAGCAGCACGAGCAGGGCAGCGAGACCGGACAGCACCTGCCGCGGTCTGCTCCGACCGGCGCGCCGGCTCGTGGACGTGGAACTCATCGCCGCCTCCGTCTCACTGGTTGGGCTGGGTCTGATCGGTGATGAGGACCGCCGTCGCGCGTCCGGTGACCTGGATCGTGTCGATCCCGATCAGGCCGAGCATGGCGGTCGGACGGGTGACCTGGACTTCGACGACGACCTGGGTGCGTTCCTCGTTGACCGTCGCCGTACCGGGCACCCCGGCCTCGGCGAGGTAGGTCTGCGCCGCCTGGACGGCCAACTCGGGGTCGAGCCGCTTCTCGCCGCCGGGGATCGCCGTCCCGCCGTCGATGCCCTGCCCGGCCGCCCGGGCGGCTTCGGCCGCGATGTTGTCGGCGCGCTGCATCGCCCGGAGCCGCGCACCGCCGTCGGCGACCATGCCGATCAGGATCAGGACACCGGTCAGCGCGATCGCCAGAAAAACGCTGACCCGCCCCCGGTCCCCGCTCACGACCGGCTCCGGTAGACGTCGAGCGGGCTGGTGAACGTGGCGGACAGCGTCCGGTTGCCCGGCATGCCCGGCACCGCGATGTCGGAGAACGCCACCGAGCACGAGACGGTCGCGGTGACCGCGGCGGGCTGCCCGACCGGACGTGCGAACTGGCCGGTGTCGACGGTGATCGTCACCGGGTCGCAGTGCAGGCCGTGGTCCTCCAGGACGCTGCGCGCCGCCTCGTCCCCCCGGGCCTGGGCGGTGGCCGCCGTCCGGGAGATCGACGCCGCCCGCGCCGCGTCGTGGGCGGCACCCTCGATCGCGGTCTGCGCCACGGTCTGCCTGCCCACGACCGCGGCGACGGCGATCAGCAGCACGAACGCCGGCACCAGGATCGCGAACTCGACCGCGATCGACCCGTCCTCGTCGAGACCCCGGTAGGCGCTCATGGACCGTCGTCCGTCGTGAACCGCTCCACCTCGCCGCGGGACGACTGCGACACGGTGAACGTGAAGCCCGGGATCAGCGAGATCGCCTGCCCGGTCACCGTCGTCGTGACCTGCTGCCCGTCACGCTCGACCGTCACCTGGCCGTCGGTGAGCCAGTCACCGGCCCTGGCCAGGAACGACCGGCCGCGGTCCTCCCCCGCCCCCGGCGGCGCGGTGAACGCGCGCTCGGCCGTGGACGCCTCCTGGGCTGCGGAGAGCGCGACCGAACGTGCCATGAACACGGCCGCGACCTGGATCG from Cryptosporangium aurantiacum includes these protein-coding regions:
- a CDS encoding TadE family protein; its protein translation is MSAYRGLDEDGSIAVEFAILVPAFVLLIAVAAVVGRQTVAQTAIEGAAHDAARAASISRTAATAQARGDEAARSVLEDHGLHCDPVTITVDTGQFARPVGQPAAVTATVSCSVAFSDIAVPGMPGNRTLSATFTSPLDVYRSRS
- a CDS encoding TadE family protein gives rise to the protein MLRRRLRGERGSSPVELAILAPAVLLALFASIQVAAVFMARSVALSAAQEASTAERAFTAPPGAGEDRGRSFLARAGDWLTDGQVTVERDGQQVTTTVTGQAISLIPGFTFTVSQSSRGEVERFTTDDGP